The genome window TCCTGAGCCAGCATCAACTAGCAATGAATCGCTATGACCATGATAGTTACCCACAAATTTAACGATTTTTTTTCGATGAGTATATCCACGTGCTAATCTGATCGCACTCATTGTTGCTTCAGTTCCAGATGAAACCATTCGAATCATTTCAATTGACGGCATAATCTTATTAACAATTTTTGCCAATTCAGTTTCTTGAAGGGTTGGCGCACCGTAGCTTGTTCCCTTAGCAACTGCTTTATCTAACTCTGCAACTACATGATCATCTGCATGTCCTAAAATTAGTGGCCCCCATGAAAGAACATAATCAATGTACTTATTGCCATCAATGTCATAAATATATTCGTCCTTACCATGGTCAATGAATAAAGGATCACCACCAACATTTTTAAATGCTCTGACAGGGCTATTGACCCCACCTGGCATATACTTTTGTGCTTCCTTAAAAGCTATCTTTGACTTTGTTGTATCTAATTTACTCAAAACAAACCCACCTAACAAATTAAAGTTTCTTAGCAACGTCCTTGGCAAAGTAAGTAATAATTAAGTCTGCTCCAGCTCGTTTCATTCCAACCAGACTTTCGTAAACAATTTGGTTTTCATTAATCCAACCATTAGCCGCAGCTGCTTTAATCATTGCATATTCACCAGAAACATTATATGCAACTAACGGCAGCAAAGTATGATTACGAACTTCACGCATAATATCCAAGAAGGCCATTGCTGGTTTAACCATCACAAAATCAGCACCTTCCTTTTCATCACTAGCTACTTCGCGCAATGCTTCTAAGCGATTAGCTGGATCCATTTGATATGTTTTACGATCTTTAGGCCCTTCTTTAGGCGAACCATCAGCAGCATCACGGAATGGGCCGTAAAATGATGAGGCAAATTTCACAGCATAGGACATAATCGGTGTATTTTTATACCCTGCTTCATCAAGTCCTTGGCGAATTGCTGCAACATACCCATCCATCGCATTAGACGGTGCAATTATGTCAGCTCCAGCTTTTACTTGACTTACAGCTGTCTTTGTTAAGTATTTTAATGATTCATCATTCAAAACGACCCCATCTTTAAGAATTCCACAGTGACCAGTACTTGTATATTCACATAAACAAGTATCAGCGATAACAATTAAATCTGGATAATTTTTCTTAATCAAACGAATTGCCTGTTGAACAATTCCATTATCTTCCCATGCGCCAGTTCCAACTTCATCTTTTCTTTCTGGAACACCGAAAATAATAATTGATTTAATTCCTAACTTCACAATTTCTGTAATTTCATCAAGAATTGAATCTAAACTGTAACGGTAAATGCCTGGCATTGATGGAATTTCTTCTCGCCCATTAATAGTGGCATCCACAAAGACCGGCATAATTAGATCATCCTTATTGAGATGAGTCTCTCTTACTAAATCACGCATGGCAGTGCTAGTACGTAAACGACGATGACGATCAAATTGCAACATTATCCCTATTCTCCTTCAATAATTCCAAATTTATCCTTAGCCAATAACTGATCAGCAACTTTTTTACCGACTCCAGAATTATTGGCAGGTATTTTTGTTTCTTTTATAACATGTTCACCATTAGGGGAAGCGATCAACCCATCAAATAGAATTTGACCATTTTTCGCGTAGGCATGGCCCCCAATCGGGAAATTACAACTTCCACCCAATTCACGCATAAATTCACGCTCAACTTGCACACAATAAGCTGATTCTTCATCATTAATTTGATCAAGCATTTTGCGAATTCTAGTGTCATTTTTTCGGCATTCAATCGCTAAGCAGCCTTGACCAACTGCCGGCATAATATAATTTTGCAAATCCAAAACATGATAACTACTTAAGTCAATATTTAATCTTGTTAATCCAGCCTCAGCTAAAATAATACCGTCAAGCGCTTCTGTGTCTATTTTTCTTAACCTAGTATCTATATTACCCCTAATAGGTATAATTTTTAAGTCTGGTCGAATACTTAATAGTTGTCCCTGGCGACGTAAACTATTTGTCCCGATTCGTGCACCTTTAGGAAGGTCATTCAACGATGAAAGATTTTTCCGGCTGACTAAACAATCATATGGAGATACTCGTTTAGGAAATGCTCCTAAAACTAATTCTTCTGGAAGAATCGGCATCACATCTTTTAGACTATGAACAGCAAAATCAATCGTGCCATCTTTTAGTTCGTCTTCAATCTCTTTAACGAAAACGCCTTTCCCACCGATTTTAGCAAGGCTGACATGTCGGTTTCGATCCCCTTCAGTAATAACGTTTTTTATTTCAAATTTTATGTCGGGGAAAATCTTTTCCAAACTAGCGATTACCAATTCTGTTTGCGCCATTGCTAGTTTACTTTTCCGACTGCCAACAATTACTTTATTTGTCATTATTTTGATTCTCTACTTTCAAATTATCCATGCCAAAAATTTTACAGAAAAAGTCAATATCAGCCGTAGCCCCTGGTGTTACTGACAATTCTTTAATTTCTTTAATTGGTCCTTTAATCATTTGATTAACAATACTTTTCATATGCTTACTAATTACTTTTCGTTCATGCGAATCTAATTCAGGAAGCTTGCGAAGTAAACTATCGTAAGCTTCTCCTTCAATCCTCAACGAATGCTCACGTAATCCTCTAATTACCGGAACAATATGCAGTTGCTTTTCCCAAATATAAAAGTCATTAACTTCTTGGGGAATTTCATTAGCAATTTTTTGAATCATTAATCGTCGTTTTTCATCATTGGAGTTTAAAATCATATGAACATGATCAACATCATAATATTTTAATTTTGTACTGTTAACTGCTACATTTCGTGGCACACCAAGATCAACAATCATTGTGCTTATCTGTTCATCGGCCTTAAATAAGGGTTGCTTAACTGTAGCTGCAAAAATAGCTGCATCAACATTATGTACGACTGTTGCAAGCTGGTTAAATGGACGGGCCTCAACTACTCCTTGAAGTTCTGTCGCAATCTGCTCAGCCTTGCTATCTGTTCTATTAAGCAACAGCACCTTGCTAAAGCCCATATTGCTTGCATTATAAGCAGTATGTTTTCCAATCTGTCCCAACCCAACGACTGCTAAGGTTTTACCCTCAAGTGAACCAAACTGCATCTTAATTTGGTGTAGACCAGCTTGACCTGATGATTGTGCTAATTCACTAACACGGTATTTTGTATGCATTCTTTTAGAAAATGTAATTGCTTGGCGAAATAAATGATTTAAGATTGCGCCAGTTGTTCCCTCTTT of Limosilactobacillus reuteri subsp. reuteri contains these proteins:
- the hemB gene encoding porphobilinogen synthase; its protein translation is MLQFDRHRRLRTSTAMRDLVRETHLNKDDLIMPVFVDATINGREEIPSMPGIYRYSLDSILDEITEIVKLGIKSIIIFGVPERKDEVGTGAWEDNGIVQQAIRLIKKNYPDLIVIADTCLCEYTSTGHCGILKDGVVLNDESLKYLTKTAVSQVKAGADIIAPSNAMDGYVAAIRQGLDEAGYKNTPIMSYAVKFASSFYGPFRDAADGSPKEGPKDRKTYQMDPANRLEALREVASDEKEGADFVMVKPAMAFLDIMREVRNHTLLPLVAYNVSGEYAMIKAAAANGWINENQIVYESLVGMKRAGADLIITYFAKDVAKKL
- the hemC gene encoding hydroxymethylbilane synthase — its product is MTNKVIVGSRKSKLAMAQTELVIASLEKIFPDIKFEIKNVITEGDRNRHVSLAKIGGKGVFVKEIEDELKDGTIDFAVHSLKDVMPILPEELVLGAFPKRVSPYDCLVSRKNLSSLNDLPKGARIGTNSLRRQGQLLSIRPDLKIIPIRGNIDTRLRKIDTEALDGIILAEAGLTRLNIDLSSYHVLDLQNYIMPAVGQGCLAIECRKNDTRIRKMLDQINDEESAYCVQVEREFMRELGGSCNFPIGGHAYAKNGQILFDGLIASPNGEHVIKETKIPANNSGVGKKVADQLLAKDKFGIIEGE
- the hemA gene encoding glutamyl-tRNA reductase, producing the protein MYLMCVSLNYHQLPLDLREKFSFTKEEVPKADKLLNDEKSILENLLISTCNRTEVYAVVDQIHTGRYYIRRFLAEWFHYTIDDFTKFVTVTTKDAVAEHLFKVITGLDSLIKGEPQILGQMKDAFQIATKEGTTGAILNHLFRQAITFSKRMHTKYRVSELAQSSGQAGLHQIKMQFGSLEGKTLAVVGLGQIGKHTAYNASNMGFSKVLLLNRTDSKAEQIATELQGVVEARPFNQLATVVHNVDAAIFAATVKQPLFKADEQISTMIVDLGVPRNVAVNSTKLKYYDVDHVHMILNSNDEKRRLMIQKIANEIPQEVNDFYIWEKQLHIVPVIRGLREHSLRIEGEAYDSLLRKLPELDSHERKVISKHMKSIVNQMIKGPIKEIKELSVTPGATADIDFFCKIFGMDNLKVENQNNDK